The Calliphora vicina chromosome 3, idCalVici1.1, whole genome shotgun sequence genome contains a region encoding:
- the LOC135955569 gene encoding uncharacterized protein LOC135955569, translated as MVTNGNTYTLLRQLEMLEDRSVRFDRNDSLQIMSKRASALMQKQFDRNEKSYNLRSRNVTYDEGQEVYRRNFKQTNFEQNYNAKLAPKFVKARIRKKLGNSYYELEDLQGNLLGNYHAKDIRQ; from the coding sequence ATGGTAACTAACGGAAACACCTACACACTCTTGCGTCAGCTTGAAATGTTGGAGGATCGTTCTGTTCGTTTTGATCGTAATGATTCGCTTCAAATAATGTCCAAACGTGCTTCTGCGCTAATGCAAAAACAGTTCGATCGCAACGAGAAATCCTACAACTTACGATCCAGAAACGTCACCTATGATGAAGGACAAGAAGTGTATAGGCGCAACTTTAAGCAAACCAACTTTGAGCAAAACTATAATGCTAAACTGGCCCCGAAATTCGTTAAAGCTCGTATAAGGAAAAAGCTCGGAAACAGCTATTATGAACTGGAGGATTTGCAAGGAAATCTTCTTGGAAATTACCATGCAAAAGATATCCGCCAGTAA